Genomic window (Melioribacteraceae bacterium):
AAAAATATTCCGACGAACAGCTCGCAAAAATGAAACGGGGCGGTCACGATCCCGAAAAAGTTTTCGCGGCATTTAAAGCGGCCATTGAACATGAAGGAGCTCCAACTGTAATTCTTGCAAAGACTGTTAAGGGTTACGGACTCGGTGAAGCTGGTGAAGGAAAAAATATAACGCACTCGCAGAAAAAATTAAATGAGGATGAATTAAAGGTTTTTAGGTCCCGCTTTTCTATACCAATAAGTGATGAAGAAGTAATTAAAGCTCCATTCTACAGGCCATCGGAAGATAGCCCCGAAATAAAGTACTTAAAAGAAAGAAGAAAAGAACTTGGCGGATATGTTCCAAAACGAATTGTAAAAACAGCTCCTCTTAAAACTCCTTCCGAGGAATTATTTGAAGAATTTTATACCGGTACCGAAGGGCGTGAAGTATCTACGACAATGGTCTTTGTTCGTCTTTTATCAAAACTATTGAGAGATAAAGAAATTGGTCATCTCGTAGTTCCGATTGTTCCGGATGAAGCCAGAACTTTTGGAATGGAATCATTATTTAGACAAGTTGGAATTTATGCGCATCAAGGACAACTATACGAACCGGTAGATAAAGATAGTTTGTTATTCTATAAAGAAGCTAAAAATGGACAAATACTTGAAGAAGGAATTACAGAAGCTGGTTCAATGTCATCATTTATTGCTGCTGGCACATCTTATGCAACTCAGAGCGTTAACACAATACCATTTTTCACACTCTATTCGATGTTTGGACTTCAAAGAGTTGGCGATTTGGTTTGGTTGGCAGGAGATATTCGTTGCAAAGGTTTCATTCTTGGTGCAACTGCCGGAAGAACTACTCTTGCAGGAGAAGGATTACAGCATCAAGATGGAAATTCTCACTTACTCGCTTATCCGGTTCCAAATCTTGTAGCTTACGATCCAGCATTTGCTTATGAATTAGCGGTAATAATTCGCGACGGCATTTATAGAATGTATGAAAAGCAGGAGAATGTTTTTTATTATATCACAATAATGAATGAGAATTACGCTCAACCAGAAATGCCTAAAAATGTAAAAGAAGGTATTCTGAAAGGAATGTATAAATTCAAAACCAGCGAAAAGAAAAACGCAAAGGCTAAAGCACATTTGCTGGGAAGCGGAACAATATTAAATGAAGTAATTAAAGCAGCTGAAATTCTTGAGAAAGATTACAGCGTATCATCCGATATTTGGAGCATAACCAGTTATAAGAATATTCACCTCGACGCGCAAGAGACTGATAGATGGAATATGATGCATCCCGCTGATGAACCAAAATTATCATATGTTCAGCAAATTACTAAAGAAGAAAACGGTATTTTCATTTCAGCTTCAGATTATGTTCAGCTATCTAGCGATGCTATGGCTAAATGGTTACCAGGACCACTTCATTCACTTGGGACTTATGGTTTTGGAAGGAGTGAGGGAAGAACATCACTGCGCGATTTCTTCGAAGTGGACGCAAAGCATATTGTTTATGCAACTCTTTATTCCCTATTTAAAGAAGGAAAAATTAAAATTGATGCGGTTAAAAAAGCCGCCAAGGAATTAAACATAAATCCGGATAAAGTTAATCCGGCTAAAGCATAATTGATGATCTTGGATATTTAAGAACATGATTTTATAATTCTTCAAATACAATATGTACTCAAAATTTAATGAGGAATAAAATGACAGTAGATTTTATTTTGCCGCATCTCGGCGATGGAATACAAACAGCAGATGTGATAAAAGTTATGGTTAAAGAGGGTGAGAAGGTAGAAATCGATCAGATTGTTATTGAGATTGAAACCGATAAAGCAACCGTGGAAGTTCCTTCAGAGGTGTCGGGTCTTGTAACTAAACTTTATGTAAAAGAGGGTACCAAAGCTAAAGTAGGTGAGCCTGTATTTACAGTTGAGGCTTCAGCAAATCCCACGGTTAAAGTTGCTGAAACAAAACCGACCACACCTATTAAAGAAATAAAAGCTGAAACCAAAATAGAAAGTAAGCCAAAGGAAATTCAACATGCATCCCAAACAACTTCAATGTATGAATTTAAAGTCCCCGAACTTGGTGAAAATATTTCGTCAGCCCAAATAACTAAAGTGTTAGTTTCCGCGGGATCGGCTATCATAAAAGATCAGATATTACTTGAGATTGAAACCGATAAAGCAACT
Coding sequences:
- the aceE gene encoding pyruvate dehydrogenase (acetyl-transferring), homodimeric type; its protein translation is MSDNTNSGFATLDEAELREWLESLEYVLQTGGPDKVKELLHNLGVYAHESGVDLPFTANTPYINTIPKDMQPPFPGGREIERRIKSLIRWNAMAMVVRANKEENGIGGHISTYASAATLYEIGFNHFFRGKDGNHDGDIIYFQGHAAPGIYARAFLEGRISKEQLENFRRELKPGGGLSSYPHPWLMPDFWEFPTVSMGLGPIQAIYQARFARYLEDRGLKKPSDQKVWAFLGDGETDEPESLGAISLAAREKLDNLIFVINCNLQRLDGPVRGNGNVIQELESVFRGAGWNVIKVVWGSDWDPLLDADKSGLLIKRMNDAIDGESQNFIVHGGKYVRDKFFGKYPELLKLVEKYSDEQLAKMKRGGHDPEKVFAAFKAAIEHEGAPTVILAKTVKGYGLGEAGEGKNITHSQKKLNEDELKVFRSRFSIPISDEEVIKAPFYRPSEDSPEIKYLKERRKELGGYVPKRIVKTAPLKTPSEELFEEFYTGTEGREVSTTMVFVRLLSKLLRDKEIGHLVVPIVPDEARTFGMESLFRQVGIYAHQGQLYEPVDKDSLLFYKEAKNGQILEEGITEAGSMSSFIAAGTSYATQSVNTIPFFTLYSMFGLQRVGDLVWLAGDIRCKGFILGATAGRTTLAGEGLQHQDGNSHLLAYPVPNLVAYDPAFAYELAVIIRDGIYRMYEKQENVFYYITIMNENYAQPEMPKNVKEGILKGMYKFKTSEKKNAKAKAHLLGSGTILNEVIKAAEILEKDYSVSSDIWSITSYKNIHLDAQETDRWNMMHPADEPKLSYVQQITKEENGIFISASDYVQLSSDAMAKWLPGPLHSLGTYGFGRSEGRTSLRDFFEVDAKHIVYATLYSLFKEGKIKIDAVKKAAKELNINPDKVNPAKA